In one window of Pedosphaera parvula Ellin514 DNA:
- a CDS encoding DsbA family protein, whose amino-acid sequence MKQRATTHAQAPKLAVPISKRDHMQGSIKAPLNLVEYGDYECPYCGLAHPVVKEVQSELGDRLCFVFRNFPLVDMHPHAETAAEAAEAAGAQGQFWEMHDILYENQHALDDEDLISHAAKLDLDMERLVDELDEGVYRPRVEEDFQSGVRSGVSGTPAFFVNGFLHEGEYDFDTLVNALMETREQG is encoded by the coding sequence ATGAAACAGAGAGCTACAACTCATGCACAAGCACCGAAGCTCGCGGTGCCGATCAGCAAGCGTGATCATATGCAGGGCTCAATCAAAGCACCGTTGAACCTTGTGGAATACGGCGATTACGAATGTCCTTATTGCGGGTTGGCGCATCCGGTCGTGAAGGAGGTACAGTCGGAACTTGGCGATCGGTTGTGTTTTGTGTTCCGCAATTTCCCGTTGGTGGACATGCATCCCCATGCCGAAACGGCGGCGGAGGCTGCAGAAGCCGCGGGTGCCCAAGGTCAATTCTGGGAAATGCACGATATATTGTACGAAAACCAGCACGCTTTGGACGACGAGGACTTAATCAGCCATGCGGCGAAACTCGATTTGGATATGGAACGATTGGTTGATGAACTGGATGAAGGAGTTTATCGGCCTCGCGTAGAGGAGGATTTCCAAAGCGGTGTGCGTAGTGGTGTCTCGGGTACGCCTGCGTTTTTCGTAAATGGTTTTCTCCATGAGGGAGAGTATGATTTCGATACGCTGGTTAATGCGCTTATGGAAACGCGGGAGCAAGGTTAA
- a CDS encoding NF038122 family metalloprotease, protein MINAIKIGLKLLAAACAVTFSVSAIAQPNLTPYQPSGWSDKIVVSTVTGTSTDSSPLTTADTLYVDWAVANLGAAAGSFTTSLYVDGVLKHAWSSASLAGSSYTYFQDYSIGVLTAGSHTIQIVADSAGTVAESNESDNSYTKTITVGASALPNLTPYQPSGWSDKIVVSTGTGTSTDSSPLITTNTLYVDWAVINNGGSAAGSFSTSLYVDGVLKNTWPSSSLGVSTYTYAQDYSIGALTAGSHTIQITTDTGSTVTESSESDNSYTKTITVSAPALPNLSPHQPSGWGDKLIVSTVTGTSTDTAAITSADNLYIDWSVINNGTVASGSFTVGLYVDGVLNHSWSSSGLNPSTYTYVQDYSLGALSAGSHTIQITADTGSTVVEVNEGDNSYSKIINVTAASAPAPTLGTPANGATAQSTTPAFTWTSVSNATSYRIIVATSAADLPTDPTASSGGPSVVLNTTSGSTSYTPVTPLNPGTTYYWEVHGRNGSDIGIWSSVNSFTTAVPPSGLTIIPTFDSSITSDPQAAQIEATINSAIAVYQSNFSDPITVAITFKKMTSGLGLSSGVYYQTYSYSTYRAALASHATTTDDATALAYLPNVANNPVNGNSSVNVKLALARALGFTANPPAGQPDGTVQLNLGIMNLSAAANDPSKYSLFGTVSHEIDEVLGFSSALNGLSNGAPAPTGAIFPEDLFRYDASGSRIFSTDANVASYLSFDGTTQLARYNQTQGGDFQDWYSFYGGVTPEVQDAFSPPGTSPVLGVELRVLDAIGYNRVLPPSTIVASAGSGGTISPTGSFSKNTGTSQLFTATPNANYVVNQWLVDGSVVQTGGTTYTLSYIQTNHNVQVSFTFVPPKTDQTITFASLANKAYGDPSFTISATASSGLAVSYSILSGPATISGNTVMITGAGTVTVRASQSGNGSYNPAPDVDQSFTVAKANQTITFAALGNKTYGDGSFAVSGTANSGLAVSYSILSGPATISGNTVTITGAGSVTVRATQAGNANYNGAPNVDQTFTVAKANQTITFAALGNKIYGDASFTVGATASSGLSVAFSIFSGPATISGNTITITGAGAVTVRASQAGNTNYNGAPNVDQTFTVAKANQTITFAALGNKIYGDASFTVGATASSGLSVAFSIFSGPATITGNTITITGAGTVTVRASQGGNTNYNSAVDVDQSFTVAKANQTITFASLANKAYGDPSFTVSATASSGLAVSYSILSGPATISGNSATITGVGTVTVRTSQAGNANFNPAPDMDQSFTVAKANQTITFAALGNKTYGDVAFTVGGTASSSLPVGFSILSGPATISGNTVTITGVGTVIVRASQSGNGSYNPAPDVDQSFTVAKANQTITFAALGNKTYGDGSFAVSATANSGLAVSFSILSGPATISGNTITITGAGTVTVRASQIGNTNYNSAEDVDQSFTVAKANQMIAFNPIPNKSIGEPAFAVNGTASSGLPVTFSILSGPATISAGLVTFTDTGVVVVRASQGGSANYNAAPNADQSFTVYPTPTLTLVQTGQNIVISWPTNVSGFNLESTANLLSVSSWTPVLPAPAIINGQYVVTNPTTNSVMIYRLKK, encoded by the coding sequence ATGATCAACGCCATCAAAATCGGGCTGAAATTATTAGCCGCTGCCTGCGCAGTCACATTTTCCGTTTCAGCCATTGCTCAGCCGAATCTGACCCCTTACCAACCATCCGGTTGGTCGGACAAAATTGTTGTTTCTACCGTTACAGGAACATCAACCGACAGTTCCCCGCTGACCACAGCCGATACGCTGTACGTCGATTGGGCGGTCGCCAATTTGGGCGCGGCGGCTGGCAGTTTCACCACCTCGCTCTACGTGGACGGAGTGCTGAAGCATGCATGGAGCTCGGCCTCGCTGGCTGGCAGCTCCTATACTTATTTCCAGGATTATTCCATTGGCGTCCTAACCGCCGGTTCGCACACGATCCAGATCGTGGCGGATAGCGCTGGAACCGTTGCCGAGAGTAACGAAAGCGACAACTCCTACACCAAGACGATTACGGTCGGCGCTTCAGCTCTGCCGAATCTGACCCCTTATCAGCCATCAGGATGGTCGGACAAAATTGTGGTTTCGACCGGCACCGGCACTTCAACTGACAGCTCTCCCCTCATCACGACCAACACGCTCTATGTCGATTGGGCCGTGATCAACAATGGCGGCTCTGCGGCTGGCAGTTTCTCAACCTCTCTCTATGTTGATGGTGTCCTAAAGAACACATGGCCTTCGTCCTCGCTAGGCGTTAGCACTTACACCTATGCTCAGGATTACTCCATCGGCGCCCTCACCGCTGGAAGCCATACCATCCAGATTACCACGGATACCGGCAGCACTGTCACCGAGAGCAGTGAAAGCGACAATTCCTACACTAAAACCATCACCGTTAGCGCGCCAGCTCTGCCAAATCTGTCTCCGCATCAACCTTCCGGCTGGGGAGACAAGCTGATTGTTTCGACCGTGACCGGCACCTCCACGGACACCGCCGCGATCACAAGTGCGGACAACCTTTACATCGATTGGTCGGTGATCAACAACGGCACCGTTGCTTCCGGTTCCTTCACCGTGGGATTATACGTGGATGGCGTGCTCAATCACTCCTGGTCTTCCAGCGGTTTAAATCCCAGCACCTACACTTACGTGCAGGACTATTCTCTCGGCGCTCTCAGCGCAGGCAGCCATACCATTCAAATCACCGCCGATACCGGTTCCACGGTTGTCGAAGTAAACGAGGGCGATAATTCCTACAGCAAAATAATCAACGTAACTGCCGCCAGTGCGCCCGCACCAACGCTCGGAACCCCGGCCAACGGCGCCACCGCGCAGTCGACAACTCCGGCTTTTACCTGGACTTCCGTGAGCAACGCCACTTCCTACCGCATTATCGTCGCGACCAGTGCGGCTGATTTGCCGACCGATCCCACCGCCAGTTCCGGTGGCCCGAGCGTTGTTCTAAACACCACTTCCGGCTCAACCTCCTACACTCCGGTCACACCTTTGAACCCTGGCACCACTTATTACTGGGAAGTCCACGGCCGCAATGGCAGTGACATTGGCATCTGGTCCAGCGTGAACAGTTTCACCACGGCTGTTCCTCCGAGCGGGCTGACCATCATACCAACTTTCGATAGCTCCATCACCAGTGATCCCCAGGCCGCCCAAATTGAGGCCACCATTAATTCAGCCATTGCCGTTTACCAAAGCAATTTCTCCGACCCCATCACCGTCGCGATTACTTTCAAGAAGATGACGAGCGGGCTCGGTCTCAGCAGCGGAGTTTATTACCAGACTTATTCCTACTCGACCTACCGGGCGGCTCTGGCTTCTCATGCCACCACGACCGACGATGCCACGGCGCTTGCGTACTTGCCGAATGTTGCCAACAATCCTGTGAACGGCAACTCAAGCGTGAACGTCAAGCTCGCCCTCGCTCGGGCGCTGGGTTTCACAGCCAATCCCCCGGCAGGACAACCTGACGGCACCGTCCAGTTGAACCTGGGAATTATGAACCTCTCCGCCGCCGCTAACGATCCAAGTAAATATTCGCTCTTTGGCACTGTCTCCCATGAAATCGACGAAGTCCTCGGTTTCAGCTCGGCCCTCAATGGGCTGTCTAATGGCGCCCCGGCTCCAACCGGCGCCATATTTCCTGAAGATCTCTTCCGCTATGATGCAAGCGGGTCACGAATTTTTTCGACGGATGCCAATGTCGCCAGCTACTTATCTTTCGATGGCACCACGCAGCTCGCCAGGTACAATCAGACCCAAGGCGGCGATTTCCAGGATTGGTATAGCTTTTATGGCGGTGTAACTCCCGAAGTGCAGGACGCATTTTCTCCCCCCGGTACATCTCCAGTCCTGGGCGTGGAACTCCGGGTGCTGGATGCGATCGGCTACAACCGCGTTCTGCCTCCAAGCACAATCGTTGCCTCAGCGGGCAGTGGTGGCACTATCAGTCCGACCGGCTCCTTCTCGAAAAACACCGGTACCAGTCAGCTGTTCACCGCCACTCCCAATGCCAATTATGTCGTGAACCAATGGCTCGTGGATGGCAGTGTTGTACAGACAGGCGGTACCACCTACACGTTGTCGTATATCCAGACCAACCATAATGTACAGGTGAGCTTTACTTTCGTGCCGCCAAAAACGGACCAGACCATCACCTTCGCCTCGCTGGCAAACAAGGCGTATGGCGACCCATCATTTACCATCAGCGCCACTGCCAGCTCGGGCTTGGCCGTCAGTTACAGCATCCTCTCCGGCCCCGCAACGATTTCCGGGAATACCGTGATGATCACCGGCGCGGGCACGGTCACTGTCCGGGCATCTCAAAGCGGCAATGGTAGCTACAATCCTGCACCGGACGTCGATCAGTCCTTCACCGTGGCAAAAGCGAATCAAACCATCACGTTCGCCGCATTGGGAAATAAAACCTACGGCGATGGCTCATTCGCAGTGAGCGGAACTGCCAACTCCGGTTTGGCTGTCAGTTACAGCATCCTCTCCGGTCCGGCAACGATTTCCGGAAATACCGTCACGATAACGGGTGCAGGTTCAGTCACCGTGCGAGCCACACAAGCTGGCAATGCAAACTACAATGGAGCGCCAAACGTGGATCAAACCTTCACCGTGGCGAAGGCAAATCAAACGATCACGTTTGCTGCCCTAGGCAATAAAATCTACGGTGATGCTTCATTTACGGTCGGTGCCACCGCCAGCTCGGGTTTATCCGTTGCCTTCAGTATCTTCTCTGGCCCTGCCACGATTTCTGGAAACACCATTACGATTACCGGTGCGGGCGCAGTCACTGTGCGCGCGTCGCAAGCCGGCAATACGAACTACAATGGAGCGCCAAACGTGGATCAAACCTTCACCGTGGCGAAGGCAAATCAAACGATCACGTTTGCTGCCCTAGGCAATAAAATCTACGGTGATGCTTCATTTACGGTCGGTGCCACCGCCAGCTCGGGTTTATCCGTTGCCTTCAGCATTTTCTCCGGCCCGGCCACGATTACCGGAAACACCATTACGATAACGGGTGCGGGCACAGTCACCGTCCGGGCTTCGCAAGGTGGCAATACGAACTACAATTCAGCCGTGGACGTGGATCAGTCCTTCACGGTTGCGAAGGCCAATCAAACAATCACGTTTGCCTCGCTGGCAAACAAGGCATATGGCGACCCATCATTTACCGTCAGCGCCACTGCCAGCTCCGGTTTGGCTGTCAGTTACAGCATCCTCTCCGGCCCCGCAACGATTTCCGGGAATAGCGCGACAATCACTGGTGTGGGCACGGTTACAGTGCGGACTTCCCAGGCCGGCAATGCGAACTTTAACCCGGCACCGGACATGGACCAGTCATTCACCGTGGCGAAGGCGAATCAAACGATCACGTTTGCTGCCTTGGGAAATAAAACCTACGGTGATGTGGCGTTCACAGTCGGCGGAACTGCCAGTTCCAGTTTGCCGGTTGGCTTTAGCATCCTCTCCGGCCCCGCAACGATTTCCGGGAATACCGTGACAATCACTGGCGTGGGCACGGTCATAGTACGGGCTTCTCAAAGCGGCAATGGTAGCTACAATCCCGCACCGGACGTCGATCAATCCTTCACCGTGGCAAAAGCGAATCAAACCATCACGTTCGCCGCATTGGGAAATAAAACCTACGGCGATGGCTCATTCGCAGTGAGCGCAACTGCCAACTCCGGTTTGGCTGTCAGTTTCAGCATCCTCTCCGGTCCGGCAACGATTTCCGGAAACACCATTACGATAACGGGTGCAGGCACAGTCACCGTCCGGGCGTCGCAAATTGGCAATACGAACTACAATTCAGCCGAGGACGTGGATCAATCCTTCACGGTTGCGAAGGCAAATCAAATGATCGCATTCAATCCCATCCCGAACAAATCAATCGGCGAGCCCGCCTTTGCTGTGAATGGAACGGCAAGCTCAGGATTGCCAGTGACGTTCAGTATCCTCTCCGGCCCGGCGACCATTTCCGCAGGCTTGGTCACGTTCACCGATACCGGCGTTGTCGTCGTGCGGGCTTCGCAAGGAGGCAGCGCCAACTACAACGCCGCCCCGAACGCTGATCAATCTTTCACCGTCTACCCGACGCCGACCCTCACTCTGGTTCAAACAGGCCAGAACATCGTCATATCGTGGCCGACGAACGTTAGCGGCTTCAATTTGGAAAGTACCGCGAATCTGCTTTCCGTTTCATCCTGGACTCCAGTTTTACCAGCGCCCGCGATTATTAATGGCCAATACGTCGTCACGAATCCAACTACTAACAGCGTAATGATTTACCGGCTTAAGAAATAA
- a CDS encoding LEA type 2 family protein, protein MKTRLSLVGFVSLLCFLVTSCAMLGHAPQLDVSLVNLQFGESTVFETTLYATVRVQSEEPEPVLVDGAVHKLYLDGLNIGQGTASDRLEIPRLSSATQTVTLHLNNIAMATRLRDIIQSRRLDYRISSKLYTVVDNHSHTVHSKHEGTLDLNQFQTPQ, encoded by the coding sequence ATGAAAACCAGATTATCACTGGTCGGGTTTGTCAGCCTCCTCTGTTTCCTGGTGACCTCCTGTGCCATGTTGGGCCATGCCCCGCAGCTGGACGTCTCTCTCGTCAACCTGCAATTTGGCGAATCCACCGTCTTTGAGACCACGCTCTATGCCACCGTCCGCGTCCAGAGCGAAGAACCTGAACCAGTCCTCGTCGATGGTGCGGTTCACAAACTCTACCTGGATGGCCTCAACATTGGCCAGGGCACCGCCTCCGACCGGTTGGAAATTCCCCGACTCTCCTCTGCCACTCAGACCGTCACACTCCACCTGAACAACATCGCCATGGCCACCCGTCTGCGCGACATCATCCAATCCCGCCGACTCGACTACCGCATCAGCAGCAAGCTTTACACCGTGGTGGACAATCACAGTCATACGGTCCATTCCAAACACGAGGGAACCCTCGACCTAAACCAATTTCAGACTCCTCAGTAG
- a CDS encoding SGNH/GDSL hydrolase family protein: MNDTSKLNRRNFLKTSSLTALGTAALASVPAASQAAASETWPANTVRSLISKGDVVLFQGDSITDMGRSREKAGEPNVQPALGNGYAWMAGAALLVDRPNDGLKVYNRGVSGNKVFQLAERWQTDCLDLKPNVLSILIGVNDIWHKLNGKYDGTVEIYERDYRALLDRTKKALPDVKLVICEPFVLRCGAVNDKWFPEFDTYRAAAKRVADAFHATWVPFQSMFNEAIKLAPPEHWAKDGVHPTDHGASLMAHDWLKAVNHC; this comes from the coding sequence ATGAACGACACCTCCAAATTAAACCGTCGTAATTTCCTGAAAACCTCTTCCCTCACTGCACTTGGCACGGCCGCCCTTGCCAGCGTCCCTGCGGCTTCGCAGGCTGCCGCCTCTGAGACATGGCCGGCCAATACCGTCCGCTCCCTGATTTCCAAAGGCGATGTCGTGTTATTCCAGGGCGATTCCATCACCGACATGGGCCGCAGTCGCGAAAAAGCGGGCGAACCGAATGTTCAACCTGCGCTCGGCAACGGTTACGCCTGGATGGCCGGCGCCGCACTCCTCGTGGATCGTCCGAATGACGGACTCAAAGTTTACAACCGCGGTGTCAGCGGTAACAAAGTGTTTCAACTCGCCGAGCGTTGGCAAACCGATTGCCTCGACCTTAAGCCGAATGTCCTCAGCATTCTCATCGGAGTGAATGACATCTGGCACAAGCTCAATGGCAAGTATGACGGCACTGTCGAAATTTACGAACGCGACTATCGCGCTCTTCTGGACCGCACTAAAAAAGCCCTTCCCGATGTGAAGCTTGTCATCTGCGAGCCCTTCGTTCTCCGTTGTGGTGCCGTGAACGACAAATGGTTTCCCGAATTTGATACCTACCGCGCTGCGGCCAAAAGAGTCGCAGATGCCTTTCACGCTACCTGGGTTCCATTCCAGTCCATGTTTAATGAGGCCATCAAGCTCGCACCGCCTGAGCACTGGGCGAAGGATGGTGTTCACCCGACTGACCATGGCGCTTCCCTCATGGCCCATGATTGGCTCAAAGCCGTTAATCACTGCTGA
- a CDS encoding RNA recognition motif domain-containing protein: MSTKLYVGNLSFKATENDIQDLFSAHGPVNEVNLIMDKMTGRARGFGFVTMATAEGAEAAIADLNGKEWQGRALTVNEARPQEQRSGGGSGGYGGGERRQNRY; this comes from the coding sequence ATGAGTACTAAATTATACGTCGGTAATCTTTCATTCAAAGCCACCGAAAACGACATCCAGGATTTGTTTTCTGCACACGGCCCCGTCAATGAAGTCAACTTGATCATGGACAAAATGACCGGCCGCGCTCGCGGTTTCGGGTTTGTCACCATGGCCACAGCCGAAGGCGCAGAAGCCGCCATCGCTGACCTCAACGGCAAGGAATGGCAAGGTCGCGCCCTCACCGTCAACGAAGCTCGTCCCCAGGAACAACGTTCCGGCGGCGGCAGCGGTGGATACGGTGGTGGTGAACGCCGCCAAAACCGTTACTAA
- a CDS encoding Gfo/Idh/MocA family protein, with product MSNNNTPSSNPIRIEVPSKGLTRRHFIYTTALAASSLALSAYAAPKVKYKSPNEKLNIGLIGVGGKGEVDSEGMSGENIIAMCDVDSKTLAKGAKKWPGATQYRDFRKMIESNHEIDAVTVSIPDHQHAPAAMMAIKAGKHVYCQKPLTHTIWEARELTLAARKYKVATQMGNQGHSGDGNRRLCEMVWSGAIGNVLEAHCWTNRPIWPQGRQRPAGSDPVPAHLDWDSWIGPAPMRPFKDKWPAEPGVKQSHGGTVYHPFAWRGWWDFGCGALGDMGCHVMDGANWALKLGAPTSVELVDASPINNEMAPSWSIIRLHFPKRGDLPACTLTWYDGGKLPARPAEMEAEKFPESGTLLIGDKGKLMCDTYGERPRLLPESSMVDFKKPEPTIPRVPNNSPYDDFIRACKGGPAACSNFDVSGPFTETVLLGNLVLRMGKNIEWDCEKMRVKGMPEADQYIKPKYRKGWKV from the coding sequence ATGTCCAATAACAATACCCCCTCTTCCAACCCCATTCGGATTGAAGTTCCGAGCAAGGGACTGACCCGACGTCACTTCATTTACACCACTGCGCTCGCGGCAAGTTCGCTGGCACTGAGTGCCTATGCAGCACCCAAGGTTAAATATAAGTCACCAAACGAGAAGTTGAACATTGGCCTCATCGGCGTGGGCGGCAAAGGCGAAGTGGATTCCGAAGGCATGTCGGGCGAAAACATCATTGCCATGTGCGACGTGGATTCAAAGACGCTTGCCAAAGGGGCAAAGAAATGGCCGGGCGCCACGCAGTATCGTGATTTTCGGAAGATGATCGAAAGCAATCATGAGATCGATGCCGTTACCGTGAGCATTCCGGATCACCAGCATGCACCAGCAGCGATGATGGCCATCAAGGCTGGAAAGCATGTTTATTGTCAAAAGCCTTTGACGCATACGATTTGGGAAGCACGTGAGCTCACACTCGCGGCGCGGAAATACAAAGTGGCAACGCAGATGGGAAATCAAGGTCATTCCGGGGATGGAAACCGGCGTTTGTGCGAAATGGTCTGGTCTGGAGCCATCGGCAATGTGCTGGAGGCCCACTGCTGGACGAACCGTCCCATCTGGCCACAAGGCAGGCAGAGACCCGCGGGATCTGATCCGGTGCCGGCGCATTTGGATTGGGATTCATGGATTGGACCGGCACCAATGCGACCATTCAAGGACAAGTGGCCGGCAGAACCGGGTGTAAAGCAAAGTCACGGCGGCACTGTTTATCATCCCTTTGCATGGCGTGGTTGGTGGGATTTCGGTTGTGGCGCGCTGGGTGACATGGGTTGTCACGTGATGGATGGCGCTAATTGGGCTTTGAAATTGGGCGCACCGACGAGCGTTGAATTGGTGGATGCTTCACCAATTAACAATGAAATGGCGCCAAGTTGGTCGATCATTCGCCTTCATTTCCCCAAGCGCGGCGATTTGCCGGCCTGCACTTTGACATGGTATGATGGTGGCAAACTGCCAGCACGACCGGCGGAAATGGAAGCAGAAAAATTCCCCGAGAGCGGAACCCTTTTGATTGGCGATAAAGGAAAATTGATGTGTGACACCTATGGCGAGCGCCCGCGCTTGCTGCCGGAATCGAGCATGGTGGATTTCAAAAAGCCGGAGCCAACCATCCCACGCGTCCCGAATAACAGCCCTTATGATGATTTCATTCGTGCGTGCAAAGGTGGTCCGGCAGCATGCTCGAATTTCGATGTTTCCGGCCCATTCACAGAAACGGTGCTGCTTGGAAACCTTGTTTTGCGCATGGGCAAGAATATCGAGTGGGACTGTGAAAAGATGAGAGTCAAGGGAATGCCCGAAGCGGATCAATATATCAAACCGAAGTACCGTAAGGGTTGGAAGGTCTGA